The following are encoded in a window of Prochlorococcus marinus CUG1417 genomic DNA:
- a CDS encoding MBL fold metallo-hydrolase, with translation MIFQIKNLFFFLLFSFFLPTSLLARNLLIKSLGHSSFLINSAEKSILINPFKATGCASNLKEPNELNVDFILASSRLLDEGYNPNDQLMFVDPGIYQFEDILLNGISVPHDRLDGRRFGMATVWSWEQSDLKIVHMGGAAGDVDINSQIILSRPDILFISIGGGIKSYDGEEASKIVKILKPNVVIPVHFAPGKQIIKDCDFSNADLFIENMKDFKVKYVGNDFQIEPQKIDQNTIYIFSN, from the coding sequence ATGATTTTTCAAATTAAAAACTTATTCTTTTTTTTATTATTTAGCTTTTTCTTACCTACTTCATTATTAGCAAGGAATTTATTAATAAAAAGTTTGGGGCATAGTAGTTTTTTAATTAATAGTGCAGAAAAATCGATCCTTATAAATCCTTTTAAAGCAACAGGTTGTGCAAGTAATTTAAAGGAGCCAAATGAACTAAATGTAGATTTTATTTTGGCTAGTTCTAGGCTCCTAGATGAGGGATATAACCCAAATGATCAATTAATGTTTGTTGATCCTGGAATCTATCAATTTGAGGATATTTTATTAAATGGAATTTCTGTTCCACATGACAGATTAGATGGCAGAAGATTTGGGATGGCAACTGTTTGGAGTTGGGAGCAGAGTGATCTTAAAATTGTTCATATGGGAGGAGCAGCTGGTGATGTTGATATTAATAGTCAAATTATTTTGTCTCGCCCAGATATCTTATTTATTTCAATTGGTGGAGGAATAAAATCTTACGATGGAGAAGAGGCCTCGAAAATCGTTAAAATTTTAAAACCTAATGTAGTTATTCCTGTTCATTTTGCCCCAGGCAAACAAATTATTAAAGACTGTGATTTCTCAAATGCAGATTTATTTATCGAAAATATGAAAGATTTTAAAGTAAAATATGTTGGAAATGATTTTCAAATAGAGCCTCAAAAAATCGATCAAAATACAATTTATATTTTTAGTAACTAA
- a CDS encoding pyridoxal phosphate-dependent aminotransferase produces MNDFDPLNNLFPKPREEIINMQSYSAPLENRRNLLRLDFNENTLGPSPKVLEALHAIKLNEISIYPEYNLLKKFLCDKYLDSRKFDINEIGIFNGADAAINAIFNCFGEKDQIFLTTNPTFGYYSPCSEMRGMKKISCSYVGENFLFPIEEFTDIIKKKNPKLIFICNPNNPTGTVLSSKEIINLANINRDSLIIVDELYEKFNGDSLLESIDFEKNHNILIIQSLSKTAGLAGLRIGFTFGNKSLIEYINKVTGPYDVNSFAITAALAALKDKSYIDNYVLEVKKAREWILNKFKSTKIRTHFSGGNYFLIWPKKDPKILIKEMRKKGILIRSMENKKDIGNSIRVSIGNTEQMIFFWNNYKELDLIN; encoded by the coding sequence ATGAATGATTTTGATCCATTAAATAATCTTTTCCCAAAACCAAGAGAAGAAATAATAAATATGCAGTCTTACTCTGCACCTTTAGAAAATAGAAGAAATTTACTCCGCTTAGACTTTAATGAAAATACTTTAGGTCCAAGTCCTAAGGTTTTAGAAGCATTACATGCGATAAAATTAAATGAGATTTCAATTTATCCAGAATATAATTTATTAAAAAAATTTTTATGTGATAAATATCTTGATTCAAGAAAATTTGATATTAATGAAATAGGAATTTTTAATGGAGCAGATGCTGCAATTAATGCAATTTTTAATTGCTTTGGAGAAAAAGATCAAATATTTCTTACCACAAATCCAACTTTTGGTTACTATTCTCCTTGTTCAGAAATGCGTGGAATGAAGAAAATAAGTTGTTCTTATGTTGGAGAAAATTTTCTATTCCCCATTGAAGAATTTACGGATATAATCAAAAAGAAAAATCCAAAGTTAATATTTATTTGTAATCCAAATAATCCAACAGGAACAGTTTTAAGCTCTAAAGAAATAATTAACTTAGCTAATATCAATCGAGATTCATTGATAATTGTTGATGAACTATATGAAAAATTTAATGGAGATAGTCTTCTTGAATCGATAGATTTTGAAAAGAATCATAATATACTAATAATCCAATCTCTCTCAAAAACAGCAGGTTTAGCTGGTTTAAGAATAGGTTTTACTTTTGGCAATAAAAGTTTAATTGAGTACATTAATAAAGTTACAGGACCATATGATGTAAATAGCTTTGCTATAACAGCAGCATTAGCAGCTCTTAAAGACAAATCATATATTGATAATTATGTTTTAGAAGTAAAAAAAGCAAGAGAATGGATTTTAAATAAATTCAAATCTACAAAAATCAGAACTCACTTTAGTGGAGGTAATTATTTCTTAATTTGGCCAAAAAAAGATCCTAAAATTTTAATAAAAGAGATGAGAAAAAAAGGTATTCTAATTAGAAGTATGGAGAACAAAAAAGATATTGGGAATTCCATAAGGGTTAGTATTGGAAATACAGAACAAATGATTTTTTTCTGGAACAATTACAAGGAATTAGATTTAATAAATTAG
- the argS gene encoding arginine--tRNA ligase has translation MLIIFKELTKQFEQSLLDSLEKNDKKGEFEILRKNLITQSSKEEFGDYQCNVCLSLSKIYKKNPRDISNDFINLLNKNISISKLCKSLEIAGPGFINIKLKDEVLINEIKSNIQCNRAGIPLIRKDLNSGLSNKVIVDFSSPNIAKEMHVGHLRSTIIGDSISRIFELRGYEVLRLNHVGDWGTQFGMLITQLKDLYSNDLEEIGKIKISDLVEFYKESKKRFDNESEFQKRSREEVVKLQSGDIKSIKAWKLLCDQSRKEFDEIYKNLKIKIEERGESFYNPFLKSVIDDLNLEKILVEDQGAKCVFLDGMTNKEGKPLPLIIQKKDGGFNYATTDLAAIRYRFNKPPNGDDASRIIYVTDHGQANHFAGVFQVAKKAKWIPENCQVDHVPFGLVQGIDGKKLKTREGETIRLKDLLNEAVRRAKEDLLKRLEDEDRYETEEFIANTSRIIGLGAVKYADLSQNRITNYQFSFDKMLSLNGNTAPYLLYTLVRILGIKRKSNFVYDYKDSEYINYEHKCEWKLIRKLLKFDEVIISIEKDLMPNRLCNYLFELCQTFNRFYDQVPILKEEKNIKISRLNLCDLTAKILKLSLELLGIETLERM, from the coding sequence ATGCTAATCATTTTTAAAGAATTAACAAAACAATTTGAACAATCTCTTTTAGATAGTCTTGAAAAAAATGATAAAAAAGGAGAATTCGAAATTCTTCGAAAAAATTTAATTACACAATCATCAAAAGAGGAATTTGGTGATTATCAATGTAATGTTTGTTTGAGTTTATCAAAAATATATAAAAAGAACCCCAGAGATATTTCTAATGATTTTATTAACCTTTTAAATAAAAATATAAGCATATCAAAATTATGTAAGAGTCTAGAAATAGCTGGACCTGGATTTATAAATATAAAATTAAAAGATGAGGTTCTAATAAATGAAATTAAGTCAAATATTCAATGCAATAGGGCTGGCATACCTCTAATTAGAAAAGATTTAAATAGTGGTTTGTCCAATAAAGTTATTGTAGATTTTTCTAGCCCTAATATTGCTAAAGAAATGCATGTAGGGCATTTAAGATCAACAATAATAGGTGACTCAATATCTAGAATTTTCGAGTTAAGAGGTTATGAAGTATTGAGACTCAATCATGTTGGTGATTGGGGAACACAATTTGGCATGCTTATTACTCAGCTCAAAGATTTATATTCAAATGATCTAGAAGAAATAGGAAAGATCAAAATAAGTGATTTAGTTGAATTTTATAAAGAATCAAAAAAAAGATTTGATAACGAATCTGAATTCCAAAAAAGATCTAGAGAGGAGGTAGTTAAGTTACAAAGTGGAGATATTAAATCGATTAAAGCTTGGAAATTATTATGTGATCAATCAAGGAAAGAATTTGATGAAATCTATAAAAATTTAAAAATAAAAATAGAAGAAAGAGGTGAATCTTTTTATAATCCCTTCTTAAAATCAGTTATTGATGATTTGAATTTAGAAAAAATATTAGTAGAAGATCAAGGAGCAAAATGTGTATTTTTAGATGGGATGACTAATAAAGAAGGCAAACCTTTACCGCTAATTATTCAAAAAAAAGATGGGGGTTTTAATTATGCCACTACAGATCTTGCTGCTATAAGATACAGATTCAATAAACCTCCTAATGGCGATGATGCTTCAAGAATTATTTATGTAACTGATCATGGGCAAGCAAATCATTTTGCTGGAGTTTTTCAAGTTGCAAAAAAAGCAAAATGGATCCCAGAAAATTGTCAAGTAGACCATGTCCCTTTTGGGTTAGTTCAAGGAATTGATGGTAAAAAACTAAAGACAAGAGAAGGTGAAACAATACGCCTAAAAGATTTATTAAATGAAGCAGTTAGAAGAGCAAAAGAAGATTTATTGAAAAGATTAGAAGATGAAGATCGTTATGAAACCGAAGAGTTTATAGCAAATACTTCAAGAATTATTGGATTAGGAGCTGTTAAGTATGCAGATTTAAGTCAAAATAGGATTACCAATTATCAATTTAGTTTTGATAAAATGCTTTCCCTAAATGGTAATACTGCTCCTTATTTGTTATATACACTTGTAAGAATTTTAGGAATTAAAAGAAAAAGTAATTTTGTTTATGACTATAAAGATTCTGAATATATAAATTATGAACATAAATGTGAGTGGAAACTTATCAGAAAATTACTTAAGTTCGATGAAGTCATAATCTCTATTGAAAAAGACTTAATGCCAAATAGACTGTGCAATTATCTTTTTGAACTATGTCAGACTTTTAATAGATTCTATGATCAAGTCCCAATCCTCAAAGAAGAAAAAAATATAAAAATTTCTAGACTTAATTTATGTGACCTAACTGCAAAAATACTAAAATTAAGCCTAGAGCTACTAGGAATTGAAACTTTAGAAAGAATGTAA
- the nadC gene encoding carboxylating nicotinate-nucleotide diphosphorylase, whose product MDLNTPIISRIIDNWIDEDIGRGDLTSSSITEENGNAYWIAKEEGIFCGVEIIKEIFRKIDLKISPKFNISDGDQFVKDQKLLEIYGPSKSLLASERISLNIAMHLSGISTYTKNLVNKLEGTNIKLADTRKTTPGLRIFEKYAFKCGGGVNHRMGLYDAAMIKENHIAWTDNLNNAVKKIRLNSPFTTHIIIEAENIEQAKEAVLAGADSVLLDELSPEIIKKNVQELRDLSMISLKKEVNKNLIIEVSGINPEEISKYLIKGIDLISTSSSITKSNWIDLSMRYIN is encoded by the coding sequence GTGGATTTAAATACTCCAATAATAAGTAGAATCATTGATAATTGGATCGATGAAGATATAGGTAGGGGAGATCTTACAAGTTCCTCTATTACAGAAGAGAACGGTAATGCATATTGGATTGCAAAAGAAGAGGGTATATTCTGCGGGGTTGAAATTATAAAAGAAATTTTTAGAAAAATTGATTTAAAAATCAGTCCAAAATTTAATATCTCTGATGGAGATCAATTTGTTAAAGATCAAAAACTCTTAGAAATATATGGGCCTTCAAAAAGTTTGCTAGCTAGTGAAAGAATAAGCTTAAATATAGCAATGCATTTATCTGGAATATCAACATACACAAAGAATCTTGTAAATAAGTTAGAAGGTACAAATATAAAATTAGCAGATACTAGGAAAACGACTCCTGGCTTAAGAATATTTGAAAAATATGCATTCAAATGCGGAGGTGGAGTCAATCATAGAATGGGATTATACGATGCAGCTATGATAAAAGAAAATCACATTGCATGGACAGATAATCTTAATAATGCAGTAAAAAAAATTCGACTAAATTCGCCTTTTACAACTCACATCATAATTGAAGCCGAGAATATCGAACAGGCAAAAGAAGCAGTATTAGCAGGAGCAGATAGTGTCTTATTGGATGAACTTAGCCCTGAAATAATCAAAAAAAACGTTCAAGAATTAAGAGATTTATCAATGATTAGCTTAAAAAAAGAAGTAAATAAAAATTTGATAATAGAAGTTTCTGGAATTAACCCTGAAGAAATTAGTAAATATCTAATAAAAGGTATTGATTTGATTTCAACAAGTTCTTCAATCACCAAAAGTAATTGGATTGATTTGAGTATGCGTTATATTAATTAA
- the mnmE gene encoding tRNA uridine-5-carboxymethylaminomethyl(34) synthesis GTPase MnmE gives MDSIVTTEDTIAAIASAISIGKGGVAIIRISGKDAINSCKKIVQTKSKYAWKSHRVFRGFIQENKQNKFIDEVLILVMKSPNSFTGEDVVELHCHGGIIIVNKVLKILLSSNSRVRLANPGEFSQRAFLNGKIDLTQAESINQLINASNTRSAELAFSGVQGEIKKKIDDIKNDLINQLCEIEARVDFEEDFTDFDYTKYLKNIKKVKEKIELLIENAKRNSYIHNGISIALIGKTNVGKSSLLNLLAKKEKAIVTNIPGTTRDVIEVNLTINDIPMKIIDTAGIRETHEQIESIGIKKSFGKIKESDFIIYIYSLEEGFNEEDKKIIQEIPKEKLITILGNKKDLIDYKNINSNELKNTILMSIKNNDGERLLIDTIIKKCGLKQVENINIFLNERHLTNLSACLSNLNDTDEIIENKLPFDLLSIELRDGIQNLSKITGQELTEELLDNIFSKFCIGK, from the coding sequence ATGGATTCAATAGTTACTACAGAAGATACGATAGCCGCAATTGCTTCAGCTATAAGTATTGGGAAGGGAGGGGTTGCGATAATAAGAATATCAGGGAAAGACGCAATAAATTCTTGCAAAAAGATTGTTCAAACTAAATCTAAATATGCATGGAAATCACATAGAGTTTTTCGTGGTTTTATTCAGGAAAATAAACAAAATAAATTTATAGATGAGGTTTTAATTTTAGTGATGAAATCCCCAAATAGCTTCACAGGAGAGGATGTAGTTGAACTTCATTGCCATGGCGGAATTATCATAGTAAATAAAGTTTTAAAGATATTATTATCTAGTAATTCTAGAGTTAGACTTGCAAACCCAGGAGAATTTAGTCAAAGAGCTTTTCTTAATGGGAAAATAGACCTTACTCAAGCCGAGTCGATTAATCAATTAATTAATGCAAGCAATACCAGATCAGCCGAGTTAGCCTTTAGCGGGGTTCAAGGAGAAATAAAGAAAAAAATTGATGATATTAAAAATGACCTTATAAATCAACTTTGCGAAATAGAAGCGAGAGTTGATTTTGAAGAAGACTTCACAGATTTTGATTACACCAAATATCTAAAAAACATTAAAAAAGTAAAAGAAAAAATAGAATTACTAATAGAAAATGCAAAAAGAAATTCATATATTCACAATGGAATATCCATTGCGCTTATAGGTAAAACAAATGTTGGCAAAAGCTCTTTATTAAATTTGCTTGCAAAAAAAGAGAAAGCAATCGTAACTAATATTCCTGGAACAACTAGAGATGTTATTGAAGTTAATTTAACTATTAATGATATTCCAATGAAAATAATTGATACTGCTGGCATAAGAGAAACTCATGAACAAATTGAAAGTATTGGAATTAAAAAAAGTTTTGGGAAAATAAAAGAGTCAGATTTTATAATTTATATTTATAGTCTTGAAGAAGGATTTAATGAAGAAGACAAAAAAATAATACAAGAAATTCCCAAAGAAAAATTAATTACTATTTTGGGCAATAAAAAAGATTTAATTGATTACAAAAATATTAATTCAAATGAGTTAAAAAACACAATTCTTATGAGTATTAAGAATAATGATGGTGAAAGATTATTAATAGACACAATTATAAAAAAATGCGGATTAAAACAAGTAGAAAATATCAATATATTTTTAAACGAAAGACATCTAACAAATTTGTCTGCTTGCTTATCTAATTTAAATGATACTGATGAAATAATTGAAAATAAATTACCATTTGATTTGTTATCAATTGAGCTGAGAGATGGAATTCAAAACTTATCTAAAATTACTGGTCAAGAATTAACAGAGGAACTTCTAGATAATATTTTTTCTAAGTTTTGTATTGGTAAATAA
- a CDS encoding DUF2062 domain-containing protein, translating into MRFKRDITYKKILSLFRSQNGSPFFNAKGLAIGVFSGCFPFFGFQTLMGVFFAKIAKGNIVLAAIGTWISNPFTYIPLYYFNYKVGSIFLNNPSNKILEKSLVIDDLWKQGRIFSLKLLLGSSCVGILLALICGSIVFFIYKIKSKR; encoded by the coding sequence ATGAGATTTAAAAGAGATATTACCTATAAGAAAATTCTATCATTATTTAGGAGTCAGAATGGAAGTCCTTTCTTTAATGCTAAAGGTTTAGCTATAGGGGTATTTAGTGGTTGCTTTCCATTTTTTGGTTTTCAGACTTTAATGGGAGTATTTTTTGCGAAAATAGCTAAGGGAAATATTGTTCTAGCTGCAATTGGTACCTGGATCAGCAACCCTTTTACTTATATTCCACTTTATTATTTTAACTATAAAGTTGGTTCGATTTTTTTAAATAATCCTTCTAATAAAATTCTTGAAAAAAGTTTAGTTATTGATGACTTATGGAAACAAGGTAGAATTTTTTCCTTAAAATTACTCTTAGGTTCATCTTGTGTAGGTATTTTATTAGCTTTGATTTGCGGCAGTATTGTTTTCTTTATCTACAAGATAAAAAGTAAGAGATAG
- a CDS encoding RelA/SpoT family protein produces MSEAAANSKEKNEIEVSKTILPENKKYESESLNYQINIPDWLLKDIHNFEKSNKENDENQNLIVKAFKLAYKAHDGQFRASGEPYIIHPVAVANLLKEIGASSSVIAAGLLHDVVEDTGIDLSEIETNFGLEVKILVEGVTKLGGIHFNNRTEAQAENLRKMFLAMASDIRVVLVKLADRLHNMRTIEWLNDEKKLRIARETREIYAPLANRLGINRFKWELEDLAFKFLEPKEYLDLKDQIAVKRSDREKRLKVTLNLLKENLNSAGLKNFEITGRPKHLYGIWSKMERQQKHFHEIYDVAALRIIVDNSDSCYRALAVVHDTFKPIPGRFKDYIGLPKPNGYQSLHTSVIGRHRPIEVQIRTTSMHQIAEYGIAAHWQYKEGGSPAKSNAERFNWLRQLVEWQQEGNERDHNDYLASIKEDLFDEEVFVITPKGDVVGLRKGSTAIDFAYRIHSEVGNHCNGIRINEKLSPLSTALQNGDFIEILTSNNATPSLDWLNFVVTPTAKNRIRQWYKKSHRDETIKRGRDLLEKEVGRNGFEALLSSEAMKKVANRCNLKTTEDLLASLGFGGLTLHQVLNRLREEIKLQTEDVKNDSDSEIAKSLKSNNNLSTNQSNTAAKSPISGIEGLDYRIGKCCSPLPGEDIIGTVSLGNHGITIHREDCENVIPIPIERRLPVGWNQDNKTGDNKFPIQLRIEVIDRVGVLKDILMRLSDKGINVSDANVKTAYGKPAIINLCVGLESYNQLHKTIEQIKSMADVLDIARVGQS; encoded by the coding sequence ATGTCCGAGGCAGCTGCAAATTCAAAAGAAAAAAACGAAATTGAAGTTTCCAAAACTATTTTGCCTGAAAATAAAAAATATGAAAGTGAATCTTTAAATTATCAAATAAATATTCCCGATTGGCTTCTTAAAGATATTCATAATTTTGAAAAATCAAATAAAGAAAATGATGAGAATCAAAACCTAATAGTAAAGGCTTTTAAACTTGCTTATAAAGCTCATGATGGACAATTCCGTGCGAGCGGCGAGCCATACATTATCCACCCGGTTGCTGTTGCAAATCTCCTTAAAGAAATAGGTGCTAGTTCATCTGTTATTGCTGCAGGCCTTTTACATGATGTAGTTGAAGATACTGGCATTGATTTATCTGAAATAGAAACAAATTTTGGATTAGAAGTAAAAATACTTGTAGAGGGTGTAACAAAATTAGGCGGCATTCACTTTAACAACAGGACTGAAGCACAGGCTGAAAATCTTAGGAAAATGTTTTTGGCTATGGCCAGCGATATCAGAGTTGTCTTAGTTAAACTTGCAGATCGACTTCATAACATGAGAACAATTGAATGGCTAAATGATGAGAAAAAACTAAGAATAGCGAGAGAAACAAGAGAGATTTATGCACCATTAGCTAATCGACTAGGAATAAACAGATTTAAATGGGAATTAGAAGATTTAGCTTTTAAATTCCTAGAGCCTAAAGAATATCTAGATCTTAAAGATCAAATCGCCGTTAAAAGAAGTGATAGAGAAAAAAGATTAAAAGTAACTTTGAATCTTCTGAAGGAAAACTTGAATTCAGCGGGTTTGAAAAATTTTGAAATAACAGGAAGGCCAAAACATCTTTATGGCATCTGGAGCAAAATGGAAAGACAACAAAAGCATTTTCACGAGATTTATGATGTTGCTGCCCTAAGAATTATCGTGGACAATTCAGATAGTTGTTATAGAGCTTTAGCAGTTGTTCATGATACTTTCAAACCAATTCCAGGTAGATTTAAAGACTATATAGGATTACCAAAACCCAATGGATATCAGTCCTTACACACTTCTGTGATTGGAAGACATCGACCTATTGAAGTTCAAATTAGAACTACTTCGATGCATCAAATTGCTGAATATGGTATTGCCGCTCATTGGCAATATAAAGAGGGAGGTTCTCCTGCTAAAAGTAATGCCGAGAGATTTAATTGGCTAAGACAATTAGTAGAATGGCAACAAGAAGGTAATGAAAGGGATCATAATGATTATTTAGCTTCAATTAAAGAAGATTTATTTGATGAAGAAGTATTTGTAATCACTCCAAAAGGAGATGTTGTTGGTTTAAGGAAAGGATCTACCGCGATAGATTTCGCCTACAGAATCCATTCTGAAGTTGGAAATCACTGTAATGGAATAAGAATTAATGAAAAGCTTTCTCCATTATCTACAGCACTTCAAAATGGTGACTTCATAGAAATTTTGACAAGTAATAATGCTACTCCAAGCTTGGATTGGCTGAACTTTGTAGTTACGCCAACTGCTAAAAATAGAATTCGCCAATGGTATAAGAAAAGCCATCGTGATGAAACGATTAAAAGAGGTAGAGATTTACTTGAAAAAGAAGTAGGTAGAAACGGTTTTGAAGCATTACTTTCTAGTGAAGCCATGAAAAAAGTTGCAAATCGATGCAATTTAAAAACTACTGAAGACCTTCTTGCATCTCTTGGTTTTGGTGGTTTAACTTTGCATCAAGTATTAAACAGACTAAGAGAAGAAATAAAATTACAGACAGAAGATGTAAAAAATGATTCTGACTCTGAAATAGCAAAATCTCTTAAAAGTAATAATAATTTATCCACTAATCAATCTAATACAGCAGCTAAATCACCAATTTCCGGTATAGAAGGTCTTGATTACAGAATAGGTAAATGTTGTTCCCCGCTCCCAGGCGAGGATATTATCGGAACTGTGTCGCTCGGCAACCATGGGATAACTATACATAGGGAAGATTGTGAAAATGTAATACCAATTCCAATAGAGAGAAGGTTACCTGTCGGTTGGAATCAAGATAATAAAACTGGCGATAATAAGTTTCCAATTCAGCTACGAATAGAAGTAATTGATCGAGTTGGAGTTCTTAAAGATATTCTTATGCGGTTATCTGATAAAGGTATAAACGTTAGTGATGCCAATGTTAAAACTGCTTATGGTAAACCAGCTATTATAAATCTTTGTGTAGGTCTTGAAAGTTATAATCAACTTCACAAAACAATTGAACAAATTAAATCAATGGCAGATGTTTTAGATATTGCCAGAGTTGGACAAAGTTAA
- a CDS encoding ABC transporter ATP-binding protein produces the protein MEKNKEKIIVVKNLTVKYGLKQQPIIKNFNLEIDSGDHLAIIGPSGCGKTTFAKTLVNILPAKATSKGYLSISNVDPRKINNKDAQLFRRKNFGFIYQDSIKKLNPLMRVGDHLYELFKTHDQTKSSLAIKKLVREVFQKVGIEETRLDSFPHQFSGGMRQRVSIAMALALKPKLLIADEPTTSLDTKTSFEIMQEIIHLCNEFDTTLILISHDINLAAKWCKKVAIIEKGSIVEKGNILDIFQTPKSDIGKKLVNASKIVLEPNTKNNARDKVVLEVNNLRHWYKLNSSIFINKWNKALNEVSFKLYENETLGIVGSSGSGKSTLCRALIGLLKVRGGEIKIYDKNHASKKNKFFKKNNKVQIIFQDPFSSLNPKMTIKSILEDIFFIQKILDKRKIEKEIKLMFRNLNLPLNNDFFNSYPSQLSGGQLQRISLARALLLKPKILICDESVNMLDASVKIEILELLRVLQEKMNLTIIFITHDLGIAKRFCDRLLVMNQGKIVDEGESSTIFTKTQNTYTKSLLNSSLNLI, from the coding sequence ATGGAAAAAAATAAAGAAAAAATTATTGTAGTTAAAAATCTTACTGTTAAATATGGTCTAAAACAGCAACCTATTATCAAAAATTTTAATTTGGAAATAGATAGTGGAGATCATTTGGCCATAATAGGACCTTCTGGATGTGGAAAGACCACTTTTGCAAAAACATTAGTAAATATATTGCCTGCAAAGGCCACTTCTAAAGGGTATCTATCGATTTCTAATGTAGATCCTAGGAAAATAAACAACAAAGATGCACAATTATTTAGAAGAAAGAATTTTGGATTTATTTATCAAGACTCTATAAAAAAACTTAATCCGCTAATGAGAGTTGGGGATCATTTATATGAATTATTTAAAACACATGATCAAACTAAATCATCTTTAGCTATTAAAAAATTAGTAAGAGAAGTTTTTCAAAAAGTCGGAATTGAAGAAACTAGACTTGATTCTTTCCCACATCAATTTAGCGGCGGAATGAGACAGAGAGTTTCTATAGCAATGGCACTTGCTTTGAAACCTAAATTATTAATAGCTGATGAACCTACAACAAGCTTAGATACCAAAACAAGTTTTGAAATTATGCAAGAAATAATTCATCTATGTAATGAATTTGATACAACTTTAATTTTAATTAGTCATGATATTAATCTTGCAGCAAAGTGGTGTAAAAAAGTTGCAATAATTGAAAAGGGATCGATTGTTGAAAAAGGGAATATATTAGATATTTTTCAAACACCAAAATCAGATATCGGCAAAAAGTTAGTAAATGCTTCAAAAATAGTATTAGAACCAAATACTAAAAATAATGCTCGAGATAAGGTCGTTCTAGAGGTAAATAACCTAAGACATTGGTATAAATTAAATTCTTCAATTTTCATTAATAAATGGAATAAGGCTTTAAATGAAGTTAGTTTCAAGTTATATGAGAATGAGACTCTTGGAATAGTTGGTTCTTCAGGGAGTGGTAAAAGTACACTATGTAGGGCTTTAATTGGACTTCTTAAAGTAAGAGGTGGTGAAATCAAAATTTATGATAAAAATCATGCATCGAAAAAAAATAAATTTTTTAAAAAGAACAATAAAGTGCAAATTATTTTTCAAGATCCTTTTTCAAGTTTGAACCCGAAAATGACAATTAAAAGTATTTTGGAAGATATATTTTTTATTCAAAAAATTTTAGATAAAAGAAAAATCGAAAAAGAAATAAAATTAATGTTTAGAAATTTGAATCTTCCCTTAAATAATGATTTTTTTAATTCTTATCCTAGCCAATTATCTGGTGGTCAATTGCAAAGAATTTCATTAGCCAGAGCGCTATTGTTGAAACCAAAAATTTTGATTTGTGATGAGAGCGTTAATATGTTGGATGCTTCAGTAAAAATAGAGATTCTTGAATTACTTAGAGTCTTGCAAGAAAAAATGAATTTAACGATTATCTTTATTACTCATGATTTGGGCATTGCTAAAAGATTTTGTGATAGGTTGCTAGTTATGAATCAAGGAAAGATAGTTGATGAAGGAGAAAGTTCCACAATATTCACTAAAACTCAAAACACGTATACAAAATCGCTTCTAAATTCATCTTTGAATCTTATTTAA